A part of Setaria viridis chromosome 8, Setaria_viridis_v4.0, whole genome shotgun sequence genomic DNA contains:
- the LOC140220256 gene encoding uncharacterized protein — protein MVLLILRRYALDDHVLTDTFPAARTATWLRLDSIVLSWILGTISLDLHDLVRGTPDTTARRAWLALEGQFLGNAEARALRLDASFRTFVQGDLSVGEFCRKMKTMADSLGDLGWAVEDRILVLNVLRGLNERYAHLRT, from the coding sequence ATGGTGCTGCTCATTCTCCGCCGCTATGCCCTCGACGACCATGTCCTCACCGACACCTTCCCTGCGGCCCGGACGGCTACGTGGCTTCGCCTCGACAGCATCGTCCTGTCGTGGATCCTGGGAACCATCTCCCTCGACCTCCACGACCTCGTCCGCGGCACCCCCGACACCACCGCTCGCCGGGCCTGGCTGGCGCTCGAGGGCCAGTTCCTGGGCAACGCCGAAGCCCGGGCccttcgtctcgacgcgagTTTCCGCACTTTCGTCCAGGGCGACCTCTCCGTTGGCGAGTTCTGCcggaagatgaagaccatggcGGACTCCCTCGGTGACCTTGGCTGGGCCGTGGAGGACCGGATCTTGGTTCTCAACGTTCTTCGCGGCCTCAACGAGCGCtacgcccacctccgcacctAG